One Agelaius phoeniceus isolate bAgePho1 chromosome 8, bAgePho1.hap1, whole genome shotgun sequence genomic region harbors:
- the CCN1 gene encoding CCN family member 1 yields MGSAGTRPALAAAFLCLARLALGSPCPAVCQCPAAVPQCAPGVGLVPDGCGCCKVCAKQLNEDCSRSQPCDHTKGLECNFGASPAALKGICRAQSEGRPCEYNSKIYQNGESFQPNCKHQCTCIDGAVGCIPLCPQELSLPNLGCSSPRLVKVPGQCCEEWVCDESKDALEELEGFFSEEFGPDDSEGELTRNNELIAIVKGGLKMLPVFGSEPQSRTFENPKCIVQTTSWSQCSKTCGTGISTRVTNDNPDCKLIKETRICEVRPCGQPSYASLKKGKKCTKTRKSPSLVKFTYAGCSSVKKYRPKYCGSCVDGRCCTPQQTRTVKVRFRCDDGETFTKSVMMIQSCRCSYNCPHASEAYPYYRLVNDIHKFRD; encoded by the exons ATGGGCTCCGCGGGCACCCGGCCCGCTCTGGCGGCCGCTTTCCTCTGCCTGGCCCGCCTG GCTCTGGGCTCGCCCTGCCCCGCCGTGTGCCAGTGCCCGGCGGCCGTGCCGCAGTGCGCTCCGGGCGTGGGGCTGGTGCCGGACGGCTGCGGCTGCTGCAAGGTCTGCGCCAAGCAACTGAACGAGGACTGCAGCCGGTCGCAGCCCTGCGACCACACCAAGGGGCTGGAGTGCAACTTCGGGGCCAGCCCCGCCGCCCTGAAGGGCATCTGCAGAG CACAGTCCGAGGGAAGACCGTGTGAATATAACTCCAAAATCTACCAGAACGGCGAGAGCTTCCAGCCGAACTGTAAACACCAGTGTACGTGCATAGATGGAGCTGTGGGCTGCATCCCGCTCTGCCCGCAGGAGCTCTCTCTTCCCaacctgggctgctccagccccaggctggtCAAAGTCCCCGGGCAGTGCTGCGAGGAGTGGGTCTGTGACGAAAGCAAGGATgcactggaggagctggaaggcTTTTTCAGCGAAGAGTTTGGTCCGGATGATTCCGAAGGCGAATTAACCAGGAACAATGAGCTAATTGCCATTGTGAAGGGAGGCCTGAAAATGCTACCCG TTTTTGGATCCGAGCCACAAAGCCGAACTTTTGAGAATCCCAAATGCATCGTGCAAACAACCTCTTGGTCCCAGTGCTCAAAGACGTGTGGAACTGGCATCTCCACCAGGGTGACAAATGACAATCCTGACTGCAAACTCATCAAAGAGACCAGGATATGTGAAGTGAGGCCATGTGGCCAGCCCAGCTATGCCTCCCTAAAG aagggaaagaaatgtaCCAAGACAAGGAAGTCCCCCTCCCTGGTGAAGTTTACTTACGCTGGCTGTTCCAGTGTGAAGAAGTACCGGCCCAAGTACTGCGGCTCCTGCGTGGATGGCAGGTGCTGCACACCCCAGCAGACCAGGACTGTCAAGGTCAGGTTCCGCTGTGATGATGGGGAAACCTTCACCAAGAGTGTCATGATGATCCAGTCCTGCCGCTGCAGCTACAACTGCCCACATGCCAGTGAAGCCTATCCCTACTACAGACTAGTCAACGACATCCATAAATTTAGGGACTAA